From the Acidilutibacter cellobiosedens genome, one window contains:
- the argR gene encoding arginine repressor, which produces MKKYQRQSKILELIENFEIETQEDLSNYLKRAGIDITQATISRDIKELRLVKVLSKNGKYKYALMEDNKEGTTERLIKIFKSSVIDFNVAENIIIIKTLPGAAQVCASAIDTAKIDGIAGSIAGNDTIFVAIEKEEKTDYVLKILTSFLN; this is translated from the coding sequence ATGAAAAAGTATCAGCGACAAAGCAAAATTCTTGAACTAATTGAAAATTTTGAAATAGAAACCCAGGAAGATTTATCTAATTATTTGAAAAGGGCTGGAATTGATATAACGCAGGCCACTATATCCAGAGATATTAAAGAACTAAGACTTGTAAAAGTATTATCAAAGAATGGAAAATACAAATATGCATTAATGGAAGATAACAAGGAAGGGACTACGGAAAGGCTTATAAAGATTTTTAAAAGTTCAGTAATCGATTTTAATGTTGCCGAAAATATAATAATAATAAAAACATTGCCGGGAGCAGCTCAAGTTTGCGCTTCAGCAATAGATACTGCTAAAATTGATGGAATAGCAGGTTCTATTGCCGGAAATGATACTATATTTGTTGCGATTGAAAAAGAGGAAAAAACCGATTATGTATTAAAAATACTTACCAGTTTTCTTAATTAA
- a CDS encoding TlyA family RNA methyltransferase, translating into MIQKRIDVLLTEKGFADSRERAKKIIKEGSVYVGTKKIDKPGEKIDEDSVIEVKKDPLVYVGRGGFKLEKAINEFNITLKGKSALDIGASTGGFTDCMLQKGAGIVVAIDVGYGQLDLKIRNNPKVIVKERTNIRYLKKEDLDVEGDFASVDVSFISLRLVLPVVKELLKGEGEMVALIKPQFEAGKNNVGKKGIVRDYKIHENVIIGLRDYCDSIGMGMCGLTYSPIKGKEGNTEYLSFIKKEWKTEEVVDNSRIKEVIKSAHKLL; encoded by the coding sequence ATGATACAAAAAAGAATTGACGTTTTGCTGACAGAAAAGGGATTTGCTGACTCACGAGAAAGGGCTAAGAAGATTATTAAAGAAGGATCGGTATATGTTGGTACAAAAAAAATAGATAAACCAGGAGAAAAAATAGATGAAGACAGTGTTATAGAAGTTAAGAAAGACCCTCTTGTCTATGTTGGAAGAGGTGGTTTTAAACTTGAAAAGGCAATTAATGAATTTAATATAACTTTAAAGGGAAAGTCGGCTTTAGACATAGGAGCTTCTACGGGAGGATTTACGGATTGTATGCTTCAAAAGGGAGCAGGTATTGTAGTTGCCATAGATGTAGGTTATGGACAACTTGATTTAAAGATAAGAAATAATCCCAAAGTTATTGTGAAAGAGAGGACTAATATTAGATATCTAAAAAAAGAAGATTTAGATGTAGAAGGAGATTTCGCATCCGTAGATGTGTCTTTTATATCCCTTAGGTTGGTTCTTCCCGTAGTTAAAGAATTATTGAAAGGAGAGGGAGAAATGGTAGCCCTTATAAAACCTCAGTTTGAAGCCGGAAAAAATAATGTAGGCAAAAAAGGTATAGTCAGAGATTATAAAATTCATGAAAATGTTATAATAGGCTTAAGAGATTATTGTGACAGTATAGGAATGGGTATGTGCGGATTGACTTATTCTCCCATAAAAGGGAAAGAAGGAAATACAGAGTATTTATCGTTTATAAAAAAGGAATGGAAGACAGAAGAGGTTGTAGACAATAGCAGGATTAAGGAAGTTATTAAATCTGCTCATAAATTATTATAA
- a CDS encoding ABC transporter permease yields the protein MKKYIFKRLLMGLVVLLGVITITFIIARIVPSDPAAKWVGARATPEQIEKAKIELGLNKPIPVQFINYLKDLLKGDLGNSLRTHQPITKELATYIPATLELVLFGFILAIIIGIPMGIYSAKKKDKAMDHISRFFSIGSVSLPTFWVALFLQLIFYRNLGILPLGGRVSTETTIFYNLPHITGMLLFDSLITGQWAIFWDALTHIILPGITIALYPIGLVARMTRSALLEVLNEDYITASRSYGISERKVLWNYALKNTLGPTATVLTLSLGYTLVNTFLVETIFSWPGLGNYVSTSVVTLDYPAIIGVTIFSATCYVILNLIADIIIAMDPRVRV from the coding sequence ATGAAAAAGTACATTTTTAAAAGACTTTTGATGGGGCTGGTTGTGCTGTTAGGAGTAATAACCATAACTTTTATTATAGCAAGAATCGTCCCGTCAGATCCCGCTGCAAAATGGGTTGGCGCAAGAGCTACACCGGAACAGATAGAAAAAGCAAAGATAGAGCTGGGATTGAATAAACCAATTCCTGTACAGTTTATAAATTATTTAAAAGATTTGTTAAAGGGAGACCTCGGAAATTCTTTAAGAACTCATCAGCCAATAACGAAAGAACTGGCAACTTACATCCCGGCAACATTGGAACTGGTTTTGTTTGGTTTTATACTTGCAATAATAATAGGTATTCCTATGGGGATATATTCCGCGAAGAAAAAAGATAAGGCTATGGATCATATAAGCAGATTTTTTTCAATAGGTTCGGTTTCTCTTCCAACTTTTTGGGTTGCATTATTTTTGCAATTGATTTTCTATAGAAATCTTGGGATACTTCCTCTCGGAGGCAGAGTAAGTACGGAGACAACCATTTTTTATAATTTACCTCATATTACCGGAATGCTTTTGTTTGACAGTTTGATAACAGGACAGTGGGCAATATTTTGGGATGCCCTCACTCACATAATTCTTCCGGGCATAACTATAGCTCTTTATCCTATTGGGCTTGTGGCAAGAATGACAAGATCAGCTCTCCTTGAAGTTTTAAATGAAGATTATATAACGGCATCAAGATCTTATGGTATTTCGGAAAGAAAGGTATTGTGGAATTATGCACTTAAAAATACATTGGGGCCGACAGCTACGGTGCTTACATTATCTCTTGGTTATACGCTGGTAAATACCTTTCTGGTAGAAACGATATTCAGCTGGCCCGGATTAGGGAATTATGTTTCAACGTCGGTTGTGACTTTAGACTATCCGGCAATAATAGGGGTAACTATATTTTCTGCTACATGTTATGTAATACTGAATTTGATCGCAGATATAATTATAGCTATGGACCCCAGAGTAAGAGTATAG
- the recN gene encoding DNA repair protein RecN, with protein MIVELNIKNFAIIDSLKINFSEGLNVITGETGAGKSIVVDAINLILGSRANKDLIRTGCDRAILEGLFYIENSKEIDDILEKYGIEKEDNNSLLLSREIFSTGRSVSRINGQTVTLNILNDVTQKLIDIHGQHEHQSLLNVGSYIKLIDDFGDDKFNILKKKISEEYNQIVSLKGELKKLSIDSKEKDREIDLLKYEIEEIDSAKLSDGEEKKVYDEYNKMSNIKNISLNVGEIINILDSEDYNSISVSDGINKSISLMNSVKRYDEDLNQYSSALENVNFEIQDISRGLKNYIENTEFDEERLAFLEERLNLIYKIKKKYGNSLEEILNYKNSISERLYQLINNEKEIERINKKIEETENELNKNSTILSEMRKKIAKKLESDISKELHTLNIKNSIFKINFKKMKYYGEEGFDIIEFLISTNLGEELKPLSKIVSGGEMSRIMLAFKTVIAKYDRIPCLIFDEIDAGISGRTAQIVGEKIYKISKGRQVICISHLPQIAALADTHFSIKKEIVNGRTSTKVKILNYEERIAEMSRLLGGVNLTDTTKLHAKEMLEMSKKFKKIT; from the coding sequence ATGATTGTTGAATTAAATATTAAAAATTTTGCTATTATTGATAGCCTGAAGATTAATTTTTCTGAAGGGCTAAATGTTATAACCGGGGAAACCGGAGCAGGAAAATCAATAGTTGTAGATGCTATAAATTTAATTCTGGGGAGTAGAGCTAATAAGGATTTGATCAGAACAGGATGCGACAGAGCAATATTGGAGGGACTGTTTTATATTGAGAATTCCAAAGAAATCGATGATATTCTTGAAAAGTACGGCATTGAAAAGGAAGATAACAACTCCCTTCTTTTATCAAGGGAAATCTTTTCAACTGGAAGAAGTGTGTCAAGAATAAATGGACAAACGGTTACATTAAATATCCTAAATGATGTGACACAGAAATTAATTGATATTCATGGTCAACATGAACATCAGTCCCTGCTGAATGTAGGAAGTTACATAAAGTTGATAGATGATTTCGGCGACGATAAATTTAATATTTTAAAGAAAAAAATCAGTGAAGAATATAATCAAATTGTTTCTTTAAAGGGAGAGCTTAAAAAGCTTTCAATTGATTCAAAAGAAAAGGATAGAGAAATAGATTTATTAAAATATGAAATAGAGGAGATAGATAGTGCTAAACTTTCTGATGGAGAAGAAAAGAAAGTATATGATGAGTACAATAAAATGTCCAATATTAAAAATATTTCCTTAAATGTAGGAGAGATTATAAATATACTGGATTCGGAAGACTATAACAGCATTTCCGTATCGGATGGAATCAATAAGAGTATAAGTCTGATGAATTCGGTAAAGAGATATGATGAAGATTTAAATCAATATTCATCAGCTTTGGAAAATGTAAACTTTGAAATCCAGGACATTTCAAGAGGACTTAAAAATTATATTGAAAATACCGAATTCGATGAAGAAAGGCTTGCATTTTTAGAAGAAAGGCTGAATCTCATATATAAAATAAAGAAAAAATATGGGAACAGTTTAGAGGAAATACTTAATTATAAAAACAGTATCTCGGAAAGACTTTATCAACTGATTAATAATGAAAAGGAAATAGAGAGAATAAATAAAAAAATAGAGGAAACGGAAAATGAACTAAATAAAAATTCAACCATTTTATCGGAAATGAGAAAAAAAATAGCTAAAAAATTAGAATCGGATATTTCAAAGGAACTTCATACATTGAATATAAAAAATTCTATATTTAAAATAAATTTTAAAAAAATGAAGTATTATGGAGAAGAGGGATTTGATATAATTGAATTTTTAATTTCAACTAATTTGGGAGAAGAATTGAAACCATTATCAAAAATAGTTTCCGGAGGAGAAATGTCAAGAATAATGCTTGCATTTAAAACGGTCATTGCAAAATACGACAGAATACCTTGTTTAATTTTTGATGAAATAGATGCTGGGATCAGCGGAAGAACGGCACAAATAGTAGGAGAAAAGATTTATAAAATATCAAAAGGACGTCAAGTAATATGTATTTCTCATTTACCTCAGATTGCCGCATTAGCTGATACGCATTTTTCTATAAAAAAAGAAATCGTAAATGGGAGGACAAGCACAAAAGTTAAAATACTTAATTATGAGGAAAGAATAGCTGAAATGTCGAGACTTTTAGGTGGAGTGAATTTAACTGATACAACTAAGCTTCACGCAAAGGAAATGTTGGAAATGTCAAAAAAATTTAAAAAAATTACTTAG
- the spoIVB gene encoding SpoIVB peptidase, translating to MTKHYRHKRIFCNFFLILFFISIIQLISVYSLPVEINVIKGENKVLDILLPFTFDETESNNQIVKPVSYEKDNSSFKRSYSIDGIEIGNTEFQFKLLGLIPVKDVKVKVIERPYLIPGGNSIGVKLNTKGVLVVAVADIIGIDGKKYNPAKDAGIKAGDSIVKINGQKIRDAQHVVELLNDLKDTRIKVEIERNKANFTTEVKPVKSMQDNCYRLGIWVRDKTAGIGTLTFYDENTKVFGALGHGITDIDTGKLLSVENGKIMNAKISNVEQGKKGSPGEIRGIFYETEGTIGDINKNTSFGIYGDLYNNSLSKSKAYPIAFKEEVKEGKAYILSTIDGEKVEKFDIEIVKAYNQTVPEQKSMIIRVTDKKLLQKTGGIVQGMSGSPIIQNGKIVGAVTHVFVNDPSKGYGLYIEWMLRQIKNSYDNSEYLEIKR from the coding sequence TTGACTAAACATTATAGACATAAAAGAATTTTCTGTAATTTTTTTCTGATTTTGTTTTTTATTTCCATTATACAATTAATCAGTGTTTACAGCTTACCGGTAGAAATAAATGTAATTAAAGGAGAGAATAAAGTTCTTGATATTCTTTTACCCTTTACCTTTGACGAAACAGAGTCAAATAATCAAATAGTTAAGCCGGTGAGTTATGAAAAAGATAATTCGTCTTTTAAAAGATCTTATAGTATAGATGGAATAGAAATAGGTAATACTGAGTTTCAATTTAAATTACTTGGATTAATACCTGTAAAAGATGTAAAAGTGAAAGTAATAGAAAGACCCTATTTAATTCCTGGAGGAAATTCCATTGGTGTAAAGTTAAATACAAAGGGTGTATTGGTAGTTGCAGTTGCAGATATTATAGGTATAGACGGTAAAAAATATAATCCTGCTAAGGATGCCGGAATAAAAGCAGGAGATAGTATAGTAAAGATAAATGGTCAAAAAATCAGAGATGCTCAACATGTGGTTGAACTTTTAAATGATTTAAAAGATACTCGTATAAAAGTAGAGATAGAAAGGAATAAAGCTAATTTTACAACCGAAGTAAAACCGGTAAAGAGCATGCAGGATAATTGCTACAGGCTGGGAATTTGGGTTAGAGATAAAACAGCGGGAATAGGAACATTAACATTTTATGACGAAAATACGAAAGTATTTGGCGCATTAGGTCATGGAATTACCGATATAGATACGGGCAAACTTTTAAGTGTGGAAAACGGCAAAATTATGAATGCTAAGATTTCTAATGTAGAACAAGGCAAAAAAGGAAGCCCGGGAGAAATAAGAGGAATATTCTATGAAACGGAAGGTACAATAGGAGATATAAATAAGAACACTTCCTTTGGTATATACGGAGATCTATACAATAATAGTCTGAGTAAATCAAAAGCTTATCCCATTGCATTTAAAGAAGAAGTTAAAGAAGGGAAAGCTTATATTTTAAGTACAATAGACGGAGAAAAAGTGGAGAAATTTGATATCGAAATAGTCAAAGCTTATAATCAAACAGTTCCGGAACAAAAAAGTATGATTATAAGGGTTACAGATAAGAAGCTATTGCAGAAAACCGGAGGAATTGTTCAGGGGATGAGCGGAAGTCCTATAATTCAAAATGGAAAGATAGTAGGTGCGGTAACTCACGTATTTGTCAATGATCCGTCGAAAGGATACGGATTATATATAGAATGGATGTTGAGACAGATAAAAAATAGTTATGATAATAGTGAATATTTAGAAATTAAAAGATAG
- the nikC gene encoding nickel transporter permease, giving the protein MEKSTNKNVFIEIMKPKVKELKQSFYLLQKNRLTQISFYVMIVLFLIAVFAPLIIPYPSHISNEANIADKFLAPSRTHFFGTDELGRDIFSRVIYGTRVSLTTAVLSVGLALIIGVPLGAIAGTVGGMLDEVIMRITDIFLSFPPLLLAIAMVSVLGPSLNNAMMAIAISWWPWYTRLVRGQAISMKERKFVQAAETIGTSKFKTIFKHIIPNTISPVIVQASMDMGGVIMTIASLSFLGLGAQAPTPEWGLMISTGRNYFPDIWWYSIFPGLSIFITVLTFNLLGDGIREILDPKTRNK; this is encoded by the coding sequence ATGGAAAAAAGCACAAATAAAAATGTATTTATAGAAATTATGAAACCTAAGGTAAAGGAATTAAAACAATCATTTTATTTATTACAAAAGAACAGACTTACTCAAATATCCTTTTATGTAATGATAGTCTTGTTCCTAATAGCTGTATTTGCTCCTCTGATAATACCGTATCCTTCTCATATATCTAATGAGGCTAATATAGCAGATAAATTTCTTGCTCCTTCACGTACCCATTTTTTTGGTACAGATGAACTTGGAAGGGATATATTCAGCAGAGTAATTTATGGGACAAGAGTGTCCCTTACTACGGCAGTTCTTTCTGTTGGACTGGCATTAATAATAGGAGTGCCTTTAGGTGCCATTGCAGGGACTGTCGGAGGAATGTTAGATGAAGTCATAATGAGAATTACGGACATATTTCTAAGTTTCCCACCTCTTCTTTTGGCAATAGCCATGGTCTCCGTTCTTGGACCAAGTTTAAATAACGCCATGATGGCTATAGCAATATCTTGGTGGCCTTGGTACACGAGACTTGTCAGAGGGCAGGCCATATCCATGAAAGAAAGAAAATTTGTTCAAGCTGCTGAAACTATAGGGACATCAAAATTTAAAACAATCTTTAAACATATAATACCGAATACGATTTCACCGGTTATTGTACAGGCATCAATGGATATGGGTGGAGTTATTATGACTATAGCATCCCTCAGTTTTTTAGGCCTCGGTGCCCAAGCACCGACTCCTGAATGGGGCTTGATGATAAGTACAGGAAGAAATTATTTCCCTGATATATGGTGGTACAGTATATTTCCCGGGTTGTCAATATTCATAACCGTGTTGACATTTAATTTATTGGGAGATGGGATAAGAGAAATACTTGATCCTAAAACGAGGAACAAATAA
- a CDS encoding ABC transporter substrate-binding protein, protein MKKGFSAIICLVLIAVMLVGCGNGGNDSEKGEASDKKIAYYAYSTEPYINLDPSVEYSNGIIVLQNVYETLTRYDYKTQKLKPVIAENWKASEDGKTWVFNIRKGITFHDGEALNGEAVKKSIERTKNMNLGAAFIWDSVESIEVTGEYEVTFNLKYPAPIDLIASAGYAAYIISPNAIDKDSEWFNEGNDAGSGPYKIMKITKGEEVVFQKFDKYWGGWKEGQYSNAVIKKVAEGSARRQLLEKGEALFADRFSNTDLKALRQNENLLVENKDTWRNVIGFFNTEKPPLDNVDFRKALSYAFPYEEAVVDVREGQAKQSFGLVPPGLWGHDESIPQYKFDLDKAKEYLKKSGVDPNGLKLEMTFTSGTEAYRNFAQLYQINLKKLGIDLEIREMNWDNVWEKSKNTNPQDRQDILVMNWWPDYASPISWFTSLVKSEENITFNLSYIKDPKLDSMIEEAENLIATDREKAEKILVDVQKEVVDKSYFINIYDDQSTWVVNKKVKGFESNPAYEGVIYFYDLYTE, encoded by the coding sequence ATGAAAAAAGGATTTTCAGCAATAATATGTTTAGTGCTTATTGCAGTTATGTTAGTCGGATGTGGAAATGGGGGAAATGATTCTGAAAAGGGAGAGGCATCTGATAAAAAAATTGCCTATTATGCTTATAGTACGGAGCCATATATAAATTTGGATCCCAGTGTTGAATATTCAAACGGAATAATAGTTTTGCAAAATGTGTATGAAACTTTAACGAGATATGATTATAAGACTCAGAAATTAAAACCGGTTATTGCAGAAAACTGGAAGGCCAGTGAAGATGGAAAGACATGGGTGTTTAATATAAGGAAAGGAATAACATTTCATGATGGTGAAGCATTGAATGGAGAAGCAGTAAAAAAATCTATAGAAAGAACAAAAAATATGAACCTTGGAGCGGCCTTTATTTGGGACAGCGTAGAATCAATAGAAGTTACAGGAGAGTATGAAGTTACGTTTAATCTTAAATATCCGGCTCCCATAGATCTTATAGCATCGGCCGGATATGCAGCATATATAATATCACCTAATGCAATAGATAAAGACAGTGAATGGTTTAATGAAGGAAATGATGCCGGTTCAGGGCCATATAAAATTATGAAAATAACGAAAGGTGAAGAAGTCGTTTTCCAAAAATTCGATAAATATTGGGGAGGATGGAAAGAAGGGCAATACTCTAACGCTGTAATCAAAAAGGTTGCAGAAGGAAGTGCCAGAAGACAGCTTCTTGAAAAAGGTGAAGCACTTTTTGCCGACAGGTTTTCAAATACGGATTTAAAGGCATTAAGACAAAATGAAAATTTATTGGTAGAAAATAAGGATACATGGAGAAATGTAATAGGATTTTTTAACACGGAAAAACCGCCTCTTGATAATGTGGATTTCAGAAAGGCTTTGAGCTATGCATTTCCTTATGAGGAAGCAGTTGTAGATGTGAGGGAAGGACAGGCAAAACAATCTTTTGGTCTTGTTCCTCCGGGACTTTGGGGACACGATGAAAGCATTCCTCAGTATAAGTTTGATTTGGATAAGGCCAAGGAATATCTTAAAAAATCGGGAGTAGACCCAAATGGATTAAAACTTGAGATGACTTTTACGTCAGGAACTGAAGCCTATAGAAATTTTGCCCAGCTATATCAAATCAATCTAAAAAAACTTGGTATTGATCTTGAGATAAGAGAAATGAACTGGGATAACGTGTGGGAAAAATCGAAGAATACGAATCCCCAGGACAGACAGGATATACTTGTTATGAACTGGTGGCCTGATTATGCGAGTCCTATAAGCTGGTTTACAAGTTTAGTAAAATCGGAAGAAAATATAACATTTAACCTTTCATATATAAAGGATCCTAAGCTTGATTCTATGATAGAGGAAGCAGAAAATTTAATTGCTACGGACAGAGAAAAAGCTGAAAAAATACTTGTGGATGTTCAAAAAGAAGTGGTTGATAAATCATATTTTATTAATATATATGATGATCAGTCAACATGGGTTGTAAATAAGAAAGTAAAAGGATTTGAGTCTAATCCTGCTTATGAAGGAGTAATATATTTCTATGATTTGTATACAGAATAA
- a CDS encoding dipeptide ABC transporter ATP-binding protein: MAFLEIKNLKVNHHTFEGTKNVLDIESIKIEKGTTYGIVGESGYGKTVLALTILKLLQCPPGEIEKGEILLEGENILNKNQKYLEREIRGKKIAMIFQDPMSTLNPVFTVGYQIVQVIKKNKNINEKEAEKEAVKVLEIVKLADPENIMKKYPHQLSGGQRQRIIIALALSCGAELLIADEPTRNLDVTIQASILKLLKELQEKFNMTVLFIANNLSLVSAFCDNIGILYKGKIIEQGRTSEIIDSPKEHYTKQLIEAVKSKKKRTEQINDNEVILEVKNLKKYFEVKNELSKKKVLKLKAVDDVSFELRKGEVLGIVGESGCGKSTLVNTILKLFEPTGGKVIFEGEDIYSLDKKSIRNIRKDIQIVFQDPYWSLNPRWLVKDIISEPIDVHEHLNSIEKLERVDALLKMVGLKEDAAFKYPHEFSGGERQRIAIARSLASEPKLVILDEPTSSIDVFSQAQILELLRNLKDKFELTNILISHDLGVVNQMSNKIAVMYLGKIVEFGTADKIFEFPQHPYTKALFNSIPKLGKEGIESLVTLEGNIPSPINPPSGCSFHTRCKNATEECKKRKPAITYLDKEHYVSCLLFEEGHNA; this comes from the coding sequence ATGGCTTTTTTAGAAATAAAAAATTTAAAGGTAAACCACCATACCTTTGAAGGAACAAAAAATGTATTGGATATAGAAAGTATAAAGATTGAAAAGGGTACTACTTACGGAATTGTAGGAGAAAGCGGATACGGAAAGACAGTATTGGCTCTTACCATATTAAAACTGCTTCAATGTCCGCCGGGAGAAATAGAAAAGGGAGAGATATTACTTGAAGGAGAAAATATACTAAATAAAAATCAAAAATATCTTGAAAGGGAAATCAGAGGTAAAAAAATCGCAATGATATTTCAAGACCCTATGTCTACCTTAAATCCCGTATTTACAGTAGGATATCAGATTGTACAAGTTATAAAGAAAAATAAAAATATAAATGAAAAAGAAGCGGAAAAAGAAGCCGTAAAAGTACTTGAAATAGTAAAGCTGGCAGACCCTGAGAATATAATGAAAAAATATCCTCACCAGTTGAGCGGAGGACAGAGGCAGAGAATAATAATAGCCTTGGCTCTTTCCTGCGGAGCCGAACTTTTAATTGCAGATGAACCCACAAGAAATTTGGATGTTACTATTCAGGCAAGTATATTAAAACTATTGAAAGAACTTCAGGAAAAATTTAATATGACGGTACTTTTTATAGCAAATAATTTGAGCTTGGTTTCTGCATTTTGTGATAATATTGGAATTTTATATAAAGGGAAAATAATAGAACAGGGAAGGACATCTGAAATAATAGACAGTCCGAAAGAGCATTACACGAAACAATTGATTGAGGCAGTAAAATCTAAGAAGAAAAGAACAGAACAAATAAATGATAATGAAGTAATACTTGAAGTTAAAAATCTAAAGAAGTACTTTGAAGTTAAAAATGAGTTAAGCAAGAAAAAGGTGCTGAAGCTAAAAGCAGTTGATGATGTGAGCTTTGAATTAAGAAAAGGTGAAGTTTTAGGCATAGTTGGAGAATCGGGCTGTGGTAAATCCACCCTTGTAAATACCATATTGAAGCTCTTTGAGCCTACAGGAGGAAAAGTTATATTTGAAGGAGAGGATATATACAGCTTAGACAAAAAAAGCATAAGAAATATAAGGAAGGATATACAAATAGTATTTCAGGATCCCTATTGGTCTTTAAATCCAAGATGGCTTGTTAAAGATATAATTTCAGAACCTATAGATGTTCATGAACATCTTAACAGCATAGAAAAATTGGAAAGAGTAGATGCTCTGTTAAAGATGGTTGGATTAAAAGAAGATGCGGCATTTAAATATCCTCATGAATTCAGTGGCGGAGAAAGACAGAGAATAGCAATTGCGCGATCCTTAGCTTCCGAACCAAAGCTTGTCATCCTTGATGAGCCTACATCGTCGATAGATGTGTTTTCTCAGGCACAGATATTGGAGCTATTAAGGAATCTGAAAGATAAATTTGAGCTTACAAATATTCTTATATCTCACGATCTCGGCGTAGTCAATCAGATGTCAAATAAAATAGCAGTTATGTACCTTGGAAAAATCGTGGAATTTGGGACAGCAGATAAAATATTTGAATTTCCTCAACATCCTTATACAAAAGCTTTATTCAATTCCATACCGAAACTTGGTAAAGAAGGAATAGAATCATTGGTTACTTTGGAAGGCAATATACCGAGTCCCATAAATCCACCGTCAGGTTGTTCATTTCATACAAGATGCAAAAATGCAACAGAAGAATGTAAGAAAAGGAAACCGGCAATAACATATTTGGATAAAGAACATTATGTATCATGTTTATTATTTGAGGAGGGGCATAATGCTTAG